A genome region from Pseudomonas sp. N3-W includes the following:
- a CDS encoding beta-ketoacyl synthase N-terminal-like domain-containing protein, which yields MEKTMNATFTDQLFFIASVLSLESRQLISGRGINQPFGFAPFAAAASINAGPLRVAFDGFRAFGWLSPSSGDEYFFSGRASAIDTLPTAVTELFSWLVPQRLPGAQDMAHLWRWLELSALDWNLHCPAFIRGLNELLSLALLRRLQLNGAIDIDTGLVDARRIDNGQTDPERTRLLSDFLRTQQWIRREERQLVLNPERRTLLAERLSEPFLAYYASLPATLDGLLFAKGEQWADALHWLKGAGEQHVWPGDRPALEQLLGKVFDAQPLSTQPDWIVELGSHPGVSLNELGQWVRHHTARGQALDSNPLQWLVLDNAVMSDPATLGQRLRDAGVGASQRVLWLGIGQQNLQQPGTAPQLPPQQAPQRYYLRCDGLTAEGASVLGSLQASAKALAALIGDQPIVLSESHWTPDGPLADHFACHYPVEAAHYLMALAGAGLFADPGMLHRLPLAGFDCEASSGCYRAREYRVRFVTLADMPALLTLEQACWPEGGRVDEHILRRRLNQDPAGQLALEFKGEVVGVIYSQRIVRIEGLFAVNFATVDQLFHGNGSTVQIQSLNILPAHQYSGYGDQLLEFMLQYCTLLNGVDTVVGVTRCKDYPKYRHITLVDYIHSRDERGVLLDPVLRFHELHGARIERLVAGYRPADADNAGHGVLVRYDLAHRQRQEIQLATAMVEQPAISIDDAVRQGINRCLGQAQDSRVSTRHSLLELGLDSADLLALSEQLGMTFGLALEPSFFFRYNSVEKIVAALQERLGAQVSPEPQQALPPVAPVRTDDDFAVIGISGAFPGGELEGFWAAVRHGISQIREVPPERATAGPAGGYIDGIECFDHQFFGISAAEAALMDPQQRLLLQHAWWALDDAAIPAAAFSRRQTGVFVAAAPSEYRDIVEVPRDSPFLLTSSSPCMSANRISWFLDLRGPSEYCNTACSSVLVALHRAMQAIRAGECQQALIGAVNLLLSPAETAGYRQMGFLSEQADTRSFQAGADGYVRSEGVGVLLLKPLADALRDGDRIHLKIKGSGVGHGGRGISLTAPDHDSMQAAMVAAYRSAGVAPYTVSYVEAHGTGSAMGDAIEIDAIQAARTQLSGADKTGAAWNLSTLKPLIGHCELASGMAALFKVIDAVKQRQLPGIPGYQQLSPAITLDPQQLLLASGNRPWPALQDVEGRELPRRASINSYGFGGVNAHLVVEEFVARQPVTAVDIGAELILLSAHDAARLKEQGARLSRAMGQRPDLRLADIAYTLQIGRTAMACRWACVVDSMASLQQQLDELAQGLRDDIVLADEQVAGTGDAIARALAARDLPALADYWRQGMEPDWLKMPRVGEPQRIGLPGYAFAQSRHWLSPRRAEPLRDASECETQSQKNVRQILAELLGCDPQTLAGCESRSLASLGLSSLGAVGLKARLEQQLHLSVSLAQLSPYLSLGEVEARLAALERHADDQLVPLLQIAPDARHQPFALNDIQQSFLSGRTLLAEAERVGCHIYLEFDWPQLDVYRLNQAWNRLMIHHDALRLRFLADGRQQVSEPTPYRFKTRDLRRNEPADREHSLAALRASMSHKVYRIGQETFFDIAVSLLDQQSSRVHLSIDEMIVDATSLELLLQQWLMIYQEPASELPDQGVSLRDYQRSLEAFKQSPRYQRDLQYWVDKLAQAPAGLALPKAPRPAGRERRRLTSVLEQGRWQRLKAQGDVLQVSGTALLLSLFGLILQQANAGRAFSLITTSYGRLPVHPDIGRLVGPLISTQFFAFDGAPEQTLAERAQQVQRQLLADLDHASVSGISALREVRQRGDNSQPFNGGEVVFTSMLNNPVIDGAPSFGDAQHDCVTQTPQVNLDHQLREHGGALSFSWDVAIECYPDGMIDRLFGDYCQLLVTLADGDSDGWAFKASALVHSAPFQLAPGAPPALPFALTDQQQAYAFSRSLHRGQGSSHLYMAVAIEALDIARLERAWQQLVAHHPMLRTRILPNGTQQIMDAPPLLHLETASQDIAGSSIAEQMLGRVTALGEWPYVELRVSTLDERRRLVHLAVDLLLVDLPSRDLLLQQLLNLYHGRTLTPLTISFAGYIEALGQHNRSPAAQTAARYWQEKFRQVPSGPPVNNDGAATGLYLEYEHRLDCWPALRERIAQAGLSADALLIAAYAWSVARHSAEPAFTLVAPGWKRPAVHPQIDALVGDFTTLSWIDFNDEPMTLIEQAWRCQRIFNEDQQHSTVSGLQALRKVATNRQRPRKLDFPVVFTRLNPQGALGLPAGITLVKSTSRTHGVALDNLSIETQDSLLIHWDLAADRLAPAVVEAMFADYWRLLEALAVDFSADLRGNG from the coding sequence ATGGAAAAGACGATGAACGCCACATTCACCGATCAGTTGTTTTTCATTGCCAGTGTGTTGAGCCTGGAAAGTCGTCAGTTGATCTCCGGTCGCGGGATCAACCAGCCGTTCGGGTTTGCACCGTTTGCAGCGGCTGCTTCGATCAACGCCGGGCCGTTACGGGTGGCCTTCGACGGGTTCAGGGCGTTTGGCTGGTTGAGCCCGTCGAGCGGCGATGAGTATTTCTTCTCTGGCCGGGCATCGGCAATCGACACGCTGCCCACCGCAGTGACCGAGCTGTTTTCGTGGCTGGTGCCGCAGCGATTGCCGGGCGCGCAGGACATGGCGCACCTGTGGCGCTGGCTGGAGCTGTCGGCGCTGGACTGGAATCTGCACTGTCCGGCGTTCATCCGTGGCCTGAACGAGTTGTTGTCGCTGGCGTTGTTGCGCCGGTTGCAACTGAACGGGGCGATTGATATTGACACGGGTCTTGTGGATGCACGGCGCATCGACAACGGGCAGACCGACCCTGAACGCACCCGGCTGTTGAGTGACTTTCTACGCACCCAGCAGTGGATTCGTCGCGAAGAACGGCAACTGGTGCTCAATCCCGAGCGGCGGACGCTGCTGGCTGAGCGGCTGAGCGAGCCTTTCCTCGCCTACTACGCCAGTTTGCCCGCCACCCTCGATGGCCTGTTGTTCGCCAAGGGCGAGCAGTGGGCAGACGCGTTGCATTGGCTCAAGGGCGCCGGTGAACAGCACGTCTGGCCGGGTGACCGGCCCGCGCTTGAACAGTTGCTGGGCAAGGTTTTCGACGCGCAGCCGTTGTCCACGCAACCGGACTGGATCGTCGAGTTGGGCAGCCACCCTGGCGTTTCGTTGAACGAGCTGGGGCAATGGGTGCGCCACCACACGGCCCGGGGACAGGCACTGGACAGCAATCCCCTGCAATGGCTGGTGCTTGATAACGCGGTAATGAGCGATCCGGCGACGCTTGGCCAGCGGCTTCGGGACGCGGGTGTCGGTGCCAGTCAGCGAGTGTTGTGGCTGGGTATCGGCCAGCAAAATCTGCAACAGCCAGGGACTGCGCCGCAGCTACCACCGCAACAGGCGCCGCAGCGTTATTACCTGCGTTGCGACGGCCTGACGGCAGAGGGCGCCAGCGTGCTGGGCAGTCTGCAGGCCTCGGCAAAAGCACTGGCCGCGCTGATCGGCGATCAACCGATAGTGCTCAGCGAAAGTCACTGGACCCCCGACGGGCCGCTGGCTGATCACTTTGCCTGTCATTACCCGGTTGAAGCGGCGCACTACCTGATGGCGCTGGCCGGTGCCGGGCTGTTTGCCGATCCGGGGATGCTGCACAGGCTGCCGCTGGCCGGCTTCGACTGCGAAGCCAGCAGCGGTTGTTACCGGGCGCGTGAATACCGTGTTCGCTTTGTGACGCTGGCGGACATGCCGGCGCTGCTGACACTGGAGCAAGCCTGCTGGCCCGAAGGCGGCCGGGTCGATGAACACATCCTGCGGCGGCGCTTGAACCAGGACCCTGCCGGTCAACTGGCGTTGGAGTTCAAGGGCGAAGTGGTCGGTGTGATCTATTCCCAGCGGATCGTCCGGATCGAGGGGCTGTTCGCGGTCAATTTCGCCACGGTCGATCAGCTGTTCCATGGTAACGGCAGCACCGTGCAAATCCAGAGTCTGAATATCCTGCCGGCGCATCAGTACAGCGGTTACGGCGATCAGTTGCTGGAATTCATGCTGCAATATTGCACGCTGCTCAACGGCGTCGACACGGTGGTCGGCGTGACCCGTTGCAAGGACTATCCCAAGTACCGCCACATTACTTTGGTGGACTACATTCATAGCCGTGACGAACGAGGCGTGCTGCTGGACCCGGTGCTGCGCTTCCACGAATTGCACGGTGCGCGAATCGAGCGTCTGGTGGCCGGTTATCGTCCCGCCGATGCCGACAATGCGGGGCACGGCGTTCTGGTGCGTTATGACCTGGCCCACCGTCAGCGCCAGGAAATCCAGCTGGCCACGGCAATGGTGGAGCAGCCGGCGATCTCCATCGACGACGCCGTGCGTCAGGGCATCAATCGCTGCCTGGGACAGGCGCAAGACAGCCGAGTGTCGACGCGCCACAGCCTGCTGGAGCTGGGCCTGGACTCGGCAGACCTGCTCGCGCTCAGTGAACAGCTGGGCATGACGTTCGGTCTGGCGCTGGAACCGAGCTTTTTCTTTCGCTACAACAGCGTCGAGAAAATCGTCGCCGCGCTGCAAGAGCGCCTTGGCGCGCAGGTGTCGCCAGAGCCTCAGCAGGCTTTACCGCCAGTGGCGCCTGTCAGAACCGACGATGATTTCGCGGTGATCGGCATCAGCGGGGCTTTTCCCGGTGGCGAACTGGAGGGCTTTTGGGCCGCTGTTCGCCATGGCATCAGCCAGATACGCGAGGTGCCACCCGAACGTGCAACGGCCGGACCTGCGGGCGGCTACATCGACGGGATCGAGTGCTTCGATCATCAGTTTTTTGGCATTTCGGCGGCCGAAGCGGCGCTGATGGACCCGCAGCAGCGGCTGCTGTTACAGCATGCCTGGTGGGCGCTCGACGATGCGGCAATTCCCGCCGCAGCGTTTTCCCGCCGCCAAACCGGTGTGTTTGTCGCCGCCGCGCCAAGTGAGTACCGCGACATCGTCGAGGTCCCCCGCGACAGCCCGTTTTTGCTGACGTCTTCTTCGCCCTGCATGTCTGCCAACCGGATTTCCTGGTTCCTCGACCTGCGCGGGCCCAGCGAATATTGCAACACCGCCTGCTCATCGGTGCTGGTTGCGCTGCACCGGGCCATGCAGGCGATCAGGGCCGGTGAGTGCCAACAGGCGCTGATCGGCGCGGTCAATCTGTTGCTGTCGCCTGCTGAAACGGCCGGCTACCGGCAGATGGGGTTTCTCAGCGAGCAGGCAGACACCCGTTCATTCCAGGCCGGGGCTGATGGCTATGTACGTTCCGAAGGGGTGGGCGTGCTGCTGCTCAAGCCATTGGCCGATGCATTGCGCGACGGGGACCGGATCCATTTGAAGATCAAGGGCAGCGGCGTGGGGCACGGCGGACGAGGGATTTCGCTGACCGCACCCGATCACGACAGCATGCAGGCGGCGATGGTGGCTGCGTACCGCAGTGCCGGGGTTGCGCCGTACACCGTCAGCTATGTGGAAGCCCATGGCACCGGTTCGGCGATGGGCGATGCCATTGAAATCGACGCGATCCAGGCGGCGCGCACGCAGTTGAGCGGCGCTGATAAAACCGGCGCTGCGTGGAACCTCAGCACCTTGAAACCGCTGATCGGGCATTGCGAATTGGCATCCGGCATGGCGGCGTTGTTCAAGGTGATTGATGCGGTGAAACAGCGGCAACTGCCGGGCATACCCGGGTATCAACAACTCAGCCCGGCGATCACCCTCGATCCGCAGCAACTGTTGCTCGCGTCCGGGAATCGGCCATGGCCGGCGTTGCAGGACGTCGAGGGTCGTGAGCTGCCACGTCGGGCGAGCATCAACAGTTATGGTTTTGGCGGCGTCAATGCCCATCTGGTGGTGGAGGAGTTTGTCGCCCGCCAGCCTGTGACGGCGGTTGATATCGGTGCTGAACTGATCCTGTTGTCGGCGCATGATGCCGCCCGGCTGAAAGAGCAGGGGGCGCGACTGAGCCGCGCGATGGGCCAACGCCCGGATCTGCGTCTGGCTGATATTGCCTATACGCTGCAAATCGGGCGCACGGCGATGGCTTGCCGCTGGGCTTGTGTGGTGGACAGCATGGCGTCGCTGCAACAGCAACTGGACGAGCTTGCCCAAGGCTTGCGCGATGACATCGTGCTGGCCGACGAGCAAGTGGCTGGAACTGGCGACGCGATTGCCCGGGCATTGGCGGCACGAGATCTGCCGGCGCTGGCCGATTATTGGCGCCAGGGCATGGAACCGGACTGGCTGAAAATGCCGCGTGTCGGTGAACCACAGCGCATTGGATTGCCGGGCTACGCCTTTGCACAATCGCGGCACTGGCTGTCACCGCGCCGGGCCGAACCGCTTCGCGATGCAAGCGAATGCGAGACACAGTCACAGAAAAACGTGCGCCAGATTCTCGCCGAACTGTTGGGATGTGATCCGCAGACACTGGCAGGTTGCGAGTCGCGCAGCCTGGCCAGTCTGGGCCTCAGCTCCCTCGGCGCCGTGGGCCTCAAGGCCAGGCTGGAACAGCAACTGCACCTGTCGGTATCGCTGGCACAGCTGAGTCCGTACTTGAGCCTCGGTGAAGTCGAAGCCCGTCTGGCGGCGCTGGAACGCCACGCTGATGATCAGCTTGTGCCGCTGTTGCAGATAGCGCCCGACGCCCGCCATCAACCTTTTGCACTCAACGATATCCAGCAGTCGTTTTTGTCAGGCCGCACGCTGCTGGCCGAAGCGGAACGGGTCGGCTGCCATATCTACCTGGAATTCGACTGGCCGCAGCTGGACGTCTACAGGCTCAATCAGGCGTGGAATCGGTTGATGATTCACCACGATGCGCTACGGCTCAGGTTTCTGGCCGACGGTCGCCAACAGGTCAGCGAACCGACGCCTTATCGCTTCAAGACCCGCGACCTGCGCCGCAACGAGCCTGCCGACCGCGAGCATTCGCTGGCAGCCCTTCGTGCGTCGATGTCGCACAAGGTCTATCGGATTGGTCAGGAAACGTTTTTCGACATTGCTGTCTCGTTGCTGGATCAGCAAAGCAGCCGGGTGCACCTGAGCATCGACGAAATGATTGTCGACGCCACGTCACTGGAGCTGCTGTTGCAGCAATGGCTGATGATTTATCAGGAACCTGCCAGCGAGTTGCCGGATCAGGGCGTGTCGTTGCGTGACTATCAGCGGTCGCTGGAGGCCTTCAAGCAATCGCCGCGCTACCAGCGGGACTTGCAGTATTGGGTCGACAAGCTGGCGCAGGCACCGGCTGGCCTTGCCTTGCCCAAGGCACCGCGACCTGCTGGCCGCGAGCGTCGCCGCCTGACCTCGGTTCTGGAGCAGGGCCGCTGGCAGCGATTGAAAGCGCAGGGCGATGTTTTGCAGGTTTCAGGCACGGCATTGTTGCTGAGCCTGTTCGGGTTGATCCTGCAACAGGCCAATGCTGGCAGGGCGTTTTCGTTGATCACAACCAGTTACGGTCGACTCCCGGTGCACCCGGACATCGGTCGGCTGGTCGGGCCGCTGATCTCCACGCAGTTCTTTGCCTTTGACGGCGCGCCGGAGCAAACCCTGGCCGAACGGGCGCAACAGGTGCAGCGCCAGTTGCTGGCTGACCTTGATCACGCCAGCGTCAGTGGCATCTCTGCCCTGCGCGAAGTTCGTCAGCGTGGCGACAACTCGCAGCCATTCAACGGTGGCGAGGTGGTCTTCACCTCGATGCTCAACAACCCGGTGATCGACGGCGCGCCGAGCTTTGGCGATGCGCAACACGATTGCGTCACCCAGACGCCGCAGGTCAACCTCGATCACCAACTGCGCGAGCACGGCGGGGCCCTGAGTTTCAGCTGGGACGTCGCCATTGAGTGTTATCCCGACGGCATGATCGACCGGCTGTTTGGCGACTATTGCCAATTGCTGGTCACCTTGGCGGACGGCGACAGTGACGGATGGGCGTTCAAGGCATCAGCGCTGGTTCATTCGGCACCTTTTCAACTGGCACCCGGAGCGCCGCCAGCGCTGCCCTTCGCATTGACCGATCAACAACAGGCCTACGCCTTCAGCCGGTCGCTGCACCGGGGGCAGGGCAGTTCACACCTCTACATGGCCGTGGCCATCGAGGCGCTGGATATTGCTCGTCTGGAACGGGCCTGGCAGCAGTTGGTCGCGCATCATCCGATGCTTCGGACACGGATTCTGCCCAATGGCACCCAGCAGATCATGGACGCACCGCCCTTGCTGCACCTCGAAACGGCCTCGCAGGACATTGCCGGTTCGTCAATCGCCGAACAGATGCTCGGCCGGGTGACGGCGCTGGGAGAGTGGCCCTATGTCGAACTACGGGTCAGCACGCTGGACGAACGACGCCGCCTGGTGCATCTGGCTGTAGACCTGCTGCTGGTCGACCTTCCCAGCCGAGATCTGTTGCTCCAGCAATTACTCAATCTCTATCACGGCCGGACGCTGACGCCGCTGACCATCAGTTTCGCCGGTTATATCGAGGCACTCGGGCAGCACAACCGCTCCCCGGCGGCACAAACCGCCGCGCGCTACTGGCAGGAAAAATTCCGGCAAGTGCCATCGGGACCGCCAGTGAACAACGACGGGGCCGCGACGGGGCTGTATCTGGAATACGAGCACCGCCTGGATTGCTGGCCGGCACTGCGTGAACGCATTGCACAGGCAGGCCTCTCGGCGGACGCGCTGCTGATCGCAGCCTATGCCTGGAGCGTTGCCAGACACAGCGCCGAACCAGCGTTCACACTGGTGGCCCCAGGCTGGAAGCGGCCCGCGGTACACCCGCAGATTGACGCGCTGGTCGGCGATTTCACCACGCTGAGCTGGATCGACTTCAATGACGAACCCATGACGCTCATCGAACAGGCTTGGCGTTGTCAGCGGATCTTCAATGAAGATCAGCAACACAGCACCGTCAGCGGCCTGCAAGCGTTGCGCAAAGTGGCGACGAACAGACAGCGACCGCGAAAGCTCGATTTCCCGGTGGTGTTTACCCGGCTCAACCCCCAAGGCGCGCTGGGCCTGCCCGCAGGCATCACGCTGGTCAAAAGCACAAGCCGCACGCACGGGGTGGCGCTGGACAACCTGAGTATCGAGACGCAAGACAGTTTGCTGATCCACTGGGACCTGGCGGCTGACCGTCTGGCCCCGGCAGTGGTTGAGGCGATGTTTGCCGATTACTGGCGCTTGCTGGAGGCGTTGGCGGTCGACTTTTCTGCTGACCTGCGAGGCAATGGATGA
- a CDS encoding DUF3313 domain-containing protein, protein MNLSRKLLIGTALTTLLLGGCTSKVTEQQQYSGFLPNYNNLQEVTTTSGEKAMRWVIPSWNPNAYDTVVFNRLELYPAPQPNERVNRQTLDELQNYMTNKARGVLGQKYNVVPNRASVPAGSKALILRVAITGVSASNAGMKWYEIVPVAAVVGAAQAASGHRDQDTALYIEGEFIDTSNNQTVAKVVRKVFGQQLDNASQTITTKDFKVAIDKLTSDLQAFIR, encoded by the coding sequence ATGAACTTGTCCAGAAAGTTACTCATCGGCACCGCACTGACCACCCTGTTACTCGGTGGTTGTACCTCGAAAGTCACCGAGCAGCAGCAATACTCCGGCTTCCTGCCCAACTACAACAACTTGCAGGAAGTGACCACCACCAGCGGCGAGAAAGCCATGCGTTGGGTGATCCCGTCATGGAATCCCAATGCCTACGACACCGTGGTGTTCAACCGGCTGGAGCTGTACCCGGCGCCACAGCCCAATGAGCGGGTCAATCGCCAGACGCTGGACGAGTTGCAGAACTACATGACCAACAAGGCCCGTGGCGTGCTCGGCCAGAAATACAACGTGGTGCCGAACAGGGCATCCGTGCCAGCCGGTTCCAAAGCCTTGATCCTGCGCGTGGCAATCACCGGCGTGAGCGCCTCGAATGCTGGAATGAAGTGGTACGAAATCGTGCCGGTCGCCGCTGTAGTGGGCGCGGCACAAGCAGCCAGCGGTCACCGCGACCAGGACACGGCGCTGTACATCGAGGGTGAATTCATCGATACCAGCAACAACCAGACCGTGGCCAAAGTGGTACGCAAGGTGTTCGGTCAACAGCTGGACAACGCCAGCCAGACCATCACCACCAAGGACTTCAAAGTGGCCATCGACAAATTGACCAGCGATTTGCAGGCCTTCATCCGATAA
- a CDS encoding OmpP1/FadL family transporter: MQTKSLLLPAFTLLTLCSEQAYAGGIMLYEIGTDNVGLANAGAAARAQGPSTIASNPAGLSYLQGTQITAGAQILYGNLTFDRDDNTNGTGRGSGNALDPIPGGSFSISHQLDDNWSVGFGSYGDFGLAANYNNDWSGRYFAQNVSLAGLSLVPSVAYRFNDQWSIGVGVKAMYGMLQDQTAIDRSPFGLTDRSDGYFKYEDSTWGYGANVGVIYAPQPGTRIGLAYTSKVDLDFEDKLNVHGTGPGLDRLNGLNTKLDMQVPQTATLSLFQQLDPQWALLATVNWQDWSQFGDVAVQVDTTAVGAQSTTVNAHFKDTWQLALGAQYQATRQLLWNVGVAYDSSAVSDANRTFNAPMGESWRLGTGATYALNKDTDVNLSWALVWLGDMPVDQTKTVSGVRTSGQFDNAWIQAVTGNMTWRY; encoded by the coding sequence ATGCAGACGAAATCATTGCTGCTCCCCGCCTTCACCTTGCTCACCCTGTGCAGCGAACAGGCGTATGCCGGTGGCATCATGCTCTACGAGATCGGCACCGATAACGTCGGCCTGGCCAATGCCGGTGCCGCTGCCCGCGCCCAAGGGCCCTCCACCATCGCCAGCAACCCGGCGGGCCTGAGCTACCTGCAAGGCACGCAGATAACCGCCGGTGCGCAAATCCTCTACGGCAACCTGACGTTCGACCGCGACGACAACACCAACGGCACAGGCCGTGGCAGCGGCAACGCACTGGATCCGATTCCCGGTGGCAGCTTTTCCATCAGCCATCAACTGGATGACAACTGGAGCGTCGGCTTCGGCTCTTATGGCGATTTCGGCCTGGCGGCCAATTACAACAACGACTGGTCCGGGCGCTATTTTGCGCAGAACGTCAGCCTGGCCGGGTTGTCGCTGGTGCCCAGCGTGGCGTACCGCTTCAACGATCAATGGTCGATCGGTGTCGGCGTGAAAGCCATGTACGGCATGTTGCAGGACCAGACGGCCATCGACCGCTCGCCGTTCGGCCTGACCGACCGCAGCGACGGCTACTTCAAATACGAAGACAGCACCTGGGGTTACGGTGCCAACGTTGGCGTGATCTACGCCCCACAACCCGGCACGCGCATCGGTTTGGCCTACACCAGCAAGGTCGATCTCGACTTTGAGGACAAGCTCAATGTCCATGGCACCGGTCCCGGGCTGGATCGTCTGAACGGCCTCAACACCAAGCTCGACATGCAGGTGCCGCAGACCGCGACCCTGAGCCTGTTCCAGCAACTCGACCCGCAATGGGCCCTGCTCGCCACGGTCAACTGGCAAGACTGGTCACAATTCGGCGACGTCGCGGTGCAGGTCGATACCACCGCTGTCGGCGCCCAATCGACCACGGTCAATGCCCATTTCAAGGACACCTGGCAACTGGCGCTCGGCGCGCAATATCAAGCCACCCGTCAACTGTTGTGGAACGTCGGCGTCGCGTATGACAGCAGCGCCGTCTCGGACGCCAACCGCACGTTCAATGCCCCAATGGGTGAGTCCTGGCGACTCGGCACCGGGGCCACTTACGCGCTGAACAAGGACACCGACGTCAACCTCAGCTGGGCACTGGTCTGGCTCGGCGACATGCCGGTGGACCAAACCAAAACCGTATCAGGCGTACGCACTTCCGGTCAGTTCGACAACGCCTGGATTCAAGCCGTGACCGGGAACATGACCTGGCGTTATTGA
- a CDS encoding arylsulfatase — protein MNQTNFSRLFAVSMLLSAMVLPVITQAADKPPPNIVVIMGDDIGWSNIGVYNQGMMAGRTPNLDQLAADGMRFTDYYAEASCTAGRANFITGELPIRTGMTTVGQAGSPIGIPDEAVTIATALKSMGYATGQFGKNHLGDLNQFLPTVHGFDEFFGYLYHLDAMEDPSHPNYPKALLDTVGPRNMVHSWATTTDDPTVMPRWGKIGKQKIEDAGTLYPDRMKTVDDEIQAKAFAFIDKAKQDNKPFFLWLNPTRMHIVTHLSDKYEAMRNSENGWSEQEAGMAQLDDIVGDVMAKLKKDGMDDNTIVMFTTDNGAENFTWPDGGTTPFAMGKGTVMEGGFRVPAIIRWPGQVPPNTIANGIMSGMDWFPTFLTAAGNPNITTELLKGKQLGDRTYKVHLDGYDQTPMITGKGPSNRHEIFYFGEGTLGAIRIDDFKYRFIDQPGGWLGAKVTLDMPILTNLRLDPFERMGWPADQAASGSLEYFQWFKFQFWRFVFVQDQVLKLAQTAIEYPPMQKGASFNLDTVKEKIAAARAAMAR, from the coding sequence ATGAACCAGACAAACTTCTCCCGGCTATTCGCTGTTTCAATGCTGTTGTCTGCAATGGTTCTACCCGTTATCACCCAAGCGGCTGACAAACCCCCGCCCAACATCGTGGTGATCATGGGCGACGATATCGGCTGGTCGAATATCGGTGTCTATAACCAGGGGATGATGGCCGGTCGCACACCCAATCTCGACCAACTGGCGGCCGATGGCATGCGCTTTACCGACTATTACGCCGAGGCCAGTTGCACCGCCGGGCGCGCCAATTTCATTACTGGTGAACTGCCGATCCGCACCGGCATGACCACGGTCGGCCAGGCCGGCTCGCCCATCGGCATTCCTGACGAAGCGGTGACCATTGCCACCGCCCTCAAGTCCATGGGCTACGCCACCGGCCAGTTCGGCAAGAACCACCTGGGCGACTTGAACCAGTTCCTGCCGACAGTGCACGGTTTCGATGAGTTCTTTGGTTATCTCTATCACCTGGATGCCATGGAAGACCCGTCGCACCCCAACTATCCGAAGGCGCTGCTCGACACCGTCGGCCCGCGCAACATGGTGCACAGCTGGGCAACCACCACTGACGATCCAACCGTCATGCCGCGCTGGGGCAAGATCGGCAAACAGAAAATCGAAGACGCCGGCACCCTCTATCCAGACCGGATGAAAACCGTCGATGACGAAATCCAGGCCAAGGCCTTCGCCTTCATCGACAAAGCCAAACAGGACAACAAACCGTTCTTCCTGTGGCTCAACCCGACCCGCATGCACATCGTCACGCACCTGTCCGACAAGTATGAAGCCATGCGCAATTCGGAAAATGGCTGGTCGGAGCAAGAAGCCGGCATGGCGCAGCTCGACGATATCGTCGGCGACGTCATGGCCAAGCTGAAAAAAGACGGCATGGATGACAACACCATCGTGATGTTCACCACCGACAACGGCGCGGAAAACTTCACCTGGCCGGACGGTGGCACCACCCCGTTTGCCATGGGCAAAGGCACGGTCATGGAGGGTGGTTTCCGAGTGCCGGCGATCATTCGCTGGCCAGGCCAGGTACCGCCCAACACCATTGCCAACGGCATCATGTCCGGCATGGACTGGTTCCCGACCTTCCTCACGGCGGCAGGCAACCCGAACATCACCACTGAACTGCTCAAGGGCAAACAACTGGGCGACAGGACCTACAAGGTCCATCTCGACGGCTATGACCAGACGCCGATGATCACCGGCAAAGGCCCGTCGAACCGTCATGAAATCTTCTACTTCGGCGAGGGCACGCTGGGTGCCATTCGCATCGACGATTTCAAATACCGCTTCATCGATCAACCTGGGGGCTGGCTGGGCGCCAAGGTCACGCTGGACATGCCGATCCTGACCAACCTGCGTCTTGATCCGTTCGAGCGCATGGGCTGGCCAGCGGATCAGGCGGCCAGTGGTTCGCTGGAATATTTCCAGTGGTTCAAGTTCCAGTTCTGGCGCTTCGTGTTTGTGCAGGATCAGGTGCTGAAACTGGCGCAAACAGCCATTGAATACCCACCGATGCAAAAAGGCGCGAGCTTCAACCTGGACACCGTCAAGGAGAAAATCGCGGCGGCGCGTGCCGCCATGGCCAGGTAG